The following proteins come from a genomic window of Nautilia profundicola AmH:
- a CDS encoding YrzE family protein, producing the protein MKLYALIETFVIFIVLVLFNYFFSPKEMFYSEYLINIYLYALIIISLFYGFIYSLVFYILYFAAQYFFLGSVDIFMLSHYFIFLLIFSEFKYFWNRKLEKLNEENSFLKRRVEDLGNAYYLLKISHDELEKNYILKPFSIREILKEIKESIKKDKNKSIDIFLNLLKKLFKLEQASLFFKKEDGDYELKGNIGEKINLDMDDELVKQVLENKHLSYSINTDNSSKYIAVIPVVSLSDELKGLFVIKSMPFFSLSKDNLITISLFLTYFVNLLNIPEKYHKYVIDPLVAKEIESLRYLSKKYGIKNHIVIFNIKNPLQSVQISKMIRGVDIFFEYKDKLVVILPFTNEIGVNQFLNKVLRKIDVEYKVYDLMQMDLDNLNKALNEDS; encoded by the coding sequence ATGAAATTATACGCTTTAATTGAAACATTCGTTATTTTTATTGTTTTAGTGCTTTTTAACTATTTTTTCTCTCCAAAAGAGATGTTTTACTCCGAATACTTAATAAATATATATCTGTATGCACTTATAATAATTTCTCTTTTTTACGGTTTTATTTATTCGCTTGTGTTTTATATTTTGTATTTTGCCGCTCAATATTTCTTTTTAGGAAGTGTTGATATTTTTATGCTCAGTCATTATTTTATATTTTTACTTATTTTCAGCGAGTTTAAATATTTTTGGAATAGAAAATTAGAAAAATTGAATGAAGAAAATAGTTTTTTGAAAAGAAGGGTCGAGGATTTGGGAAATGCTTATTATTTATTAAAAATTTCTCATGACGAGCTTGAAAAAAATTATATTTTAAAACCTTTTAGCATTAGAGAAATATTAAAGGAAATAAAAGAAAGTATAAAAAAAGATAAAAATAAAAGTATAGATATTTTTCTAAACCTTTTAAAAAAACTGTTTAAATTGGAACAAGCAAGTCTGTTTTTTAAAAAAGAGGACGGCGATTATGAGTTAAAAGGAAATATTGGAGAAAAAATCAATTTAGATATGGATGACGAATTAGTAAAGCAGGTATTGGAAAATAAACATTTGAGCTATTCAATTAATACGGATAACAGCAGTAAATATATAGCGGTAATACCCGTTGTATCGTTAAGCGATGAATTAAAAGGTTTGTTTGTAATAAAATCGATGCCGTTTTTCAGTCTTTCCAAAGATAATCTTATTACAATTTCTCTCTTTTTAACGTATTTTGTTAATTTATTGAATATTCCCGAAAAATACCATAAATACGTTATTGATCCATTAGTGGCAAAAGAAATTGAAAGTTTGAGATATTTGTCTAAAAAATACGGAATAAAAAATCATATAGTCATCTTCAATATTAAAAATCCTCTGCAGAGTGTTCAGATATCAAAAATGATAAGAGGAGTTGATATATTTTTTGAATATAAAGATAAATTGGTTGTAATTTTACCTTTTACAAACGAGATCGGGGTAAATCAATTTTTAAACAAGGTTTTACGAAAAATAGATGTTGAATATAAAGTATATGATTTGATGCAAATGGATTTGGATAACCTCAACAAGGCATTAAATGAAGACAGTTAA
- a CDS encoding lipoprotein, which yields MRKILLAVILLFFTGCVKETYNMSSNFPTKNTYKIIPFANLTQTPMAGYKVAGILEGVLRSKGVSLNGSLWNYEERDYSVEDINDLLKNVNARYIITGYVNEYRYKTGIDGEPAVSVTVKIYDKAKKQYIYVATFSRVGDTYNSVGVLTQEGFDNLFKLTK from the coding sequence ATGAGAAAAATTTTATTAGCTGTAATATTATTGTTTTTTACGGGATGCGTTAAAGAAACATATAATATGAGCTCAAATTTTCCTACTAAAAATACTTACAAAATAATCCCATTTGCAAACCTTACTCAAACTCCGATGGCAGGATATAAAGTTGCCGGTATTTTAGAAGGTGTTTTAAGATCTAAAGGTGTTTCTTTAAACGGTAGTTTATGGAATTATGAAGAAAGAGATTATTCGGTTGAAGATATTAACGATTTGTTAAAAAACGTAAATGCCAGATATATTATTACGGGATATGTAAATGAATACAGATATAAAACCGGCATAGACGGTGAACCCGCAGTTAGTGTAACTGTGAAAATTTATGATAAAGCTAAAAAACAATACATTTATGTCGCTACTTTCAGCAGGGTGGGAGATACTTATAATTCCGTGGGGGTTTTAACTCAAGAAGGGTTTGATAATTTGTTTAAGTTGACTAAATGA
- the rdgB gene encoding RdgB/HAM1 family non-canonical purine NTP pyrophosphatase, protein MKIIVASSNKGKIKEIKKFFEGIEILPYSELIEPFEIEENGTTFKDNAIIKAKTIYEKLPGSIVLADDSGISVPVLGGVPGIYSARFAGAGASDKDNLYKLIDELKKRNIKKTYAYYTAAIALATPYGIFTTHGFMHGNVIDEARGNKGFGYDPMFIPKGFDKTLGELDENIKKSISHRSKALELANILLKSINN, encoded by the coding sequence ATGAAAATAATTGTAGCAAGTTCCAATAAAGGAAAAATAAAAGAGATTAAGAAGTTTTTTGAAGGTATTGAAATTCTTCCTTATTCCGAATTAATTGAACCGTTTGAGATAGAAGAAAACGGTACTACTTTTAAAGACAATGCGATAATAAAAGCTAAAACCATATATGAAAAACTTCCCGGTAGTATAGTTTTGGCGGATGATAGCGGTATAAGCGTACCGGTTTTAGGTGGTGTACCAGGTATATATTCCGCAAGGTTTGCAGGAGCAGGAGCAAGTGATAAAGATAATTTATATAAATTGATTGATGAACTTAAAAAAAGAAATATTAAAAAAACATACGCATATTATACAGCCGCAATAGCTCTTGCAACACCTTATGGTATTTTTACAACGCACGGATTTATGCATGGTAATGTGATTGATGAGGCAAGGGGTAATAAAGGTTTTGGTTACGATCCTATGTTTATACCTAAAGGCTTTGATAAAACATTGGGTGAGCTTGATGAAAATATTAAAAAATCAATTTCTCACAGAAGCAAAGCATTGGAATTAGCAAATATTTTACTAAAATCTATTAATAATTAA
- a CDS encoding M99 family carboxypeptidase catalytic domain-containing protein, producing MKKLLIIILAFYLNAANLHFTLYKKNGEQGNTLLVIGGIHGNEPGGYYAPSFLIRYYDINKGSLWIVPNLNFDSIVKFRRGVYGDMNRKFAFIDKKDKDYNIVEDIKKIILNPKIDMVLNLHDGHGFYRNSWQNSIFNPAAWGQTCIIDQEKIKTNKFGNLGDIARKVSSCLNTDLKKNYHFFNVKNTKTKFKDEQMRLSLTYFAITHGKPAFAIETSKNIKDLPTKIYYQLRAIEEFMKIVGIKYTRNFDLTIPEIKKLLKKEDYVIINGNTILPVKNIDKVINFFPLTSKQITFKSSNPLVAVVKEKNYYVLYEGYNRHAVLYPQYFKNFCKIKKIKIEIDGQKKEITVPSIVKVDKYFKVLSDKRINVIGYSSKQNEAYKKITKDKLIKKYAVDKNHKMFRVEIYDKDSFCGMFLVDFGGKK from the coding sequence ATGAAAAAATTATTAATAATTATTTTAGCTTTTTATTTAAATGCTGCAAATCTTCATTTTACGCTTTATAAAAAAAACGGGGAACAGGGAAACACGTTACTTGTAATCGGTGGAATTCATGGAAATGAGCCGGGAGGTTACTATGCTCCGTCTTTTTTAATCAGATATTACGATATAAATAAAGGTTCTTTATGGATTGTACCGAATTTGAACTTTGATTCCATTGTTAAGTTTAGAAGAGGCGTTTACGGGGATATGAATAGAAAGTTCGCCTTTATTGATAAGAAAGATAAAGATTATAATATTGTTGAAGACATAAAAAAAATTATTTTAAACCCCAAAATTGATATGGTTTTAAATCTTCATGACGGACACGGGTTTTACAGAAACTCATGGCAAAATTCCATTTTTAATCCTGCCGCATGGGGACAGACCTGTATCATAGACCAGGAAAAAATAAAAACAAATAAATTTGGTAATTTGGGGGATATAGCAAGAAAAGTATCAAGCTGTTTAAATACGGATTTAAAAAAGAACTATCATTTTTTTAATGTAAAAAACACCAAAACCAAGTTTAAAGATGAACAGATGAGGTTGTCTTTAACGTATTTTGCAATAACTCACGGAAAGCCTGCTTTCGCGATTGAAACAAGCAAAAACATAAAAGATCTGCCAACCAAAATTTATTACCAGTTAAGGGCTATTGAAGAATTTATGAAAATAGTCGGAATAAAATATACGAGAAATTTTGATCTTACTATACCGGAAATTAAAAAACTATTGAAAAAAGAGGATTATGTTATTATAAACGGTAATACGATTCTACCAGTTAAAAATATTGACAAAGTTATCAACTTTTTTCCTTTAACATCGAAACAGATTACTTTTAAAAGTAGTAACCCTTTAGTGGCGGTAGTAAAAGAAAAAAATTATTATGTTTTATATGAAGGATACAATAGACACGCAGTATTATATCCTCAATATTTTAAGAATTTTTGTAAAATAAAAAAAATAAAAATAGAAATTGACGGTCAGAAAAAAGAAATAACCGTACCGAGTATTGTAAAAGTTGACAAATATTTTAAAGTTTTAAGTGATAAAAGGATTAATGTTATTGGTTATAGTTCCAAACAGAATGAAGCATATAAAAAAATTACAAAAGACAAGCTTATAAAAAAATATGCTGTGGATAAAAATCACAAAATGTTTAGGGTCGAAATATATGATAAAGACAGTTTTTGCGGGATGTTTTTAGTAGATTTCGGAGGAAAAAAATGA
- a CDS encoding L,D-transpeptidase family protein, with amino-acid sequence MRFLILFLVTFLYSANLIDIYRFNGSDALSEHIEKILGSKTYWLERLQNKDVTWGYYETQKDILVCVKSKKILKIFENNDSTFKLIDTVKVLTGLDGDKKKEGDLKTPIGVYKLKGLIENVDSFYGPFAFVTGYPNLFDKINHKNGHGIWIHGVPLEGKRDDNNTKGCIVMDNNKLLQLKNEINYKDTYLLISENVPLTATKEEIASILAFIYKWRKAWMNNDFESYKNFYDESFKKSDGKDLKEFLDYKKRVFENKKYQKVEIYFKDIDIVPYQNINNKKIFRINMFEKYISKNYKYAGPKELYVKFTNDGLKIIAEK; translated from the coding sequence TTGAGGTTTTTAATTCTATTTTTGGTGACTTTTTTATATTCTGCAAATTTGATTGATATTTATAGGTTTAACGGTAGTGATGCTTTAAGTGAACATATTGAAAAAATTTTGGGAAGTAAAACATACTGGTTAGAAAGATTGCAAAATAAAGATGTGACATGGGGGTATTACGAAACTCAAAAGGATATTTTAGTTTGCGTTAAGTCAAAAAAAATATTAAAAATATTTGAAAACAATGACAGCACGTTTAAATTAATCGATACGGTAAAAGTATTGACGGGGCTTGACGGCGACAAGAAAAAAGAGGGGGATTTAAAAACCCCGATAGGCGTTTATAAGTTAAAAGGATTAATTGAAAATGTAGATAGTTTTTACGGACCGTTTGCTTTTGTTACCGGGTATCCGAACCTGTTTGATAAGATTAATCATAAAAATGGTCACGGAATATGGATACACGGCGTACCGCTTGAAGGAAAAAGAGATGATAACAATACAAAAGGTTGTATTGTTATGGACAACAATAAACTGCTGCAGCTTAAAAATGAAATCAATTATAAAGACACGTATCTTTTAATAAGCGAAAATGTGCCTTTAACCGCTACAAAAGAAGAAATAGCCTCTATTTTGGCTTTTATATATAAGTGGAGAAAGGCATGGATGAATAACGATTTTGAAAGTTATAAGAATTTTTATGATGAAAGTTTTAAAAAATCGGACGGCAAAGACTTAAAAGAGTTTTTAGATTATAAAAAAAGAGTTTTTGAAAATAAAAAATATCAAAAAGTTGAAATATATTTTAAGGACATAGATATTGTCCCTTATCAAAATATAAACAATAAAAAGATTTTCAGAATTAATATGTTTGAAAAGTATATATCCAAAAATTATAAATATGCGGGGCCTAAAGAACTTTATGTCAAATTTACTAACGACGGGTTGAAAATTATAGCGGAGAAATAA
- a CDS encoding EAL domain-containing protein — translation MTNLFLKMAKIIVLSLFVATAALVILYFIIYKQLIVDQIDKAKTATDSLIVMKYSQMLYKNSFADIIKIYSKKTNIDFKIHALLDDKFLPFDKQFINKLKKKKELYEIKKDTLIYYRPLIVESECIRCHGGLKRNHYTGFRLGDFIGVLEARLPIKNQIQKYNQTFMWIFIVLGIALVFTLYYFYDYMKTIREDINIILMYFKNKIEKGIYEPLKTKMKYIEFEKLKKEINTAVKSIVYYRNEMIKSYLISDLTKLPNRIKLNEDLKKEKFNLAILNINNFREINDYFGQEIGDKLIYFIGQRIKNLTKAYHINIDEFAVPLPYSKKEDNFKFIANILQELEKPYHINENEIILTFRCGMSKAKENLLTTADIALEYAKRRKEKCLCFCDIKDTIKEFEKNLKILNILVKAIKNNRIKVYYQPIVENKTKKIVKYEALVRIEDEKGNIYLPGSFLDIAKSANLYPEITKKVFKTALETFKDRKEIVSLNLDLEDFENEKIRNAVIDLIEKFPEPQRITIELLESENITESKTSIEFMRYLRDKGVKIFIDDFGSGYSNFSYLFNFEVNGFKIDGSLIKNILTDRKSQMIVETMVAFAKKGGMKIVAEYVETEEIYKKMCELDVDCSQGFYFGKPQEII, via the coding sequence ATGACCAACCTTTTTTTAAAAATGGCTAAAATAATTGTACTGTCTTTATTTGTAGCAACTGCAGCTTTGGTGATATTATATTTTATAATCTATAAACAATTGATAGTAGATCAGATAGATAAAGCAAAAACAGCTACAGACTCATTGATTGTAATGAAATATTCACAAATGTTATATAAAAACAGCTTCGCTGATATAATAAAAATTTATAGTAAAAAAACAAATATCGATTTTAAAATCCATGCGTTGCTGGATGATAAATTTTTACCTTTCGATAAACAATTTATAAACAAACTGAAAAAGAAAAAAGAATTGTATGAAATTAAAAAAGATACATTAATTTATTACAGGCCTTTAATTGTTGAAAGTGAATGTATTAGATGTCACGGAGGATTAAAAAGAAATCATTATACTGGGTTCAGGTTGGGGGATTTCATAGGGGTGCTTGAAGCAAGACTGCCTATTAAAAATCAAATTCAGAAATATAATCAGACATTTATGTGGATTTTTATTGTTTTGGGTATTGCGTTGGTGTTTACTCTTTATTATTTTTATGATTATATGAAAACTATTAGGGAAGATATTAATATTATACTTATGTATTTTAAAAACAAAATAGAAAAAGGTATTTATGAACCTTTAAAGACAAAAATGAAATACATCGAGTTTGAAAAATTGAAAAAAGAGATCAATACGGCGGTAAAATCGATAGTGTATTATCGCAATGAGATGATTAAAAGCTATCTTATAAGTGATTTAACAAAATTACCGAACAGAATTAAACTGAATGAAGATCTTAAAAAAGAAAAATTTAACTTAGCTATTTTAAATATAAATAATTTTAGGGAAATAAATGATTATTTTGGTCAGGAAATAGGTGATAAATTAATTTATTTTATTGGTCAAAGAATTAAAAATTTAACAAAAGCATATCACATAAATATAGACGAATTCGCTGTTCCTTTACCATACAGTAAAAAAGAAGACAATTTTAAGTTTATTGCAAACATATTGCAAGAACTTGAAAAACCTTATCATATAAATGAAAATGAGATTATATTGACTTTCAGGTGCGGTATGAGCAAGGCAAAAGAAAATCTTTTGACAACAGCGGACATAGCTCTTGAATATGCAAAAAGAAGAAAGGAAAAATGTTTATGCTTTTGTGATATAAAAGACACCATTAAAGAGTTCGAAAAAAATCTTAAAATTTTAAATATTTTGGTTAAAGCCATTAAAAACAACAGAATTAAAGTATATTACCAGCCTATTGTTGAGAATAAAACAAAAAAAATCGTGAAGTATGAAGCTCTTGTAAGAATTGAAGATGAGAAAGGAAATATATATCTTCCGGGAAGTTTTTTGGATATTGCTAAAAGTGCGAATTTGTATCCGGAAATAACAAAAAAAGTATTTAAAACCGCTCTTGAAACATTTAAAGACAGAAAGGAAATTGTCTCATTAAACCTTGATTTGGAAGATTTTGAAAATGAAAAAATAAGAAACGCTGTTATTGATTTAATAGAAAAATTTCCTGAACCACAAAGAATTACCATAGAATTACTTGAAAGCGAGAATATAACCGAATCAAAAACTTCTATTGAGTTTATGAGGTATTTAAGGGATAAGGGAGTAAAAATATTTATAGATGATTTCGGAAGCGGGTATTCAAATTTTAGTTACCTTTTCAATTTTGAAGTTAACGGATTCAAAATTGACGGCAGTTTAATCAAGAATATTTTAACAGATAGAAAATCACAAATGATAGTTGAAACAATGGTTGCGTTCGCTAAAAAAGGAGGTATGAAAATAGTTGCGGAATATGTGGAAACTGAAGAAATTTATAAAAAAATGTGTGAGTTGGATGTAGATTGTTCCCAAGGATTTTATTTTGGGAAACCGCAGGAAATAATTTGA
- a CDS encoding efflux RND transporter permease subunit encodes MEHLEKLKEAIEAKKKELESKKAGGSCSIDELKATEAELQALEDEVRAKEKELEAIEEELSLNIAGRLARTFLKNPLTPVIALTLILMGLIAVFFTPREENPQIDVPAANVMVVYPGASSKEVQNVIVDPLERTLKAMTGVKHVYGMAMNSVGIVTVRFKIGQDKVRSISKLYDRVMQNMDKLPKGVWQPLVKPIDIDEVPIVTLALSSKKYNDAQLYRIAQRLLSPLAAVKNVSIIGIKGGHKRQFNIIINPEKLAAYHLSLGQIAMALQGSNVDYPLGGVDNKKYSIPVEFDGFIKSTKDVENLVIANYMGRPIYVKDIAKVEDGVDFQNKHQTYFEAGKAFEDKKIIGEKLNQVTIFIGKKRGTNAVFVANDVIKKAEELKKTLPKDVDIFVTRNDGNKANHAVNELIYHLLISLGIIVILLIIMLGWREALIVAFTVPLILSVTLFIGMLAGQTINRITLFALILSLGLLVDSAIIVIENIHRHFEIGDKPREYAAIYATNEIGNPTNIATLAIILAFVPMFFVTGMMGPYMQPIPFNVPVAMIASLVIAYMFTPWAAVKFLPEHKHSENHEPFDIRKTKTYKIFHKILDPLLTSTPKRVIFFTGLIILLLGSMALPAFKIVLFKMLPSANKNTFNITIDLPKGSSIDSTKEVSDCVASILAKEKEIKDFEQFIGITGVVDFNGLLRGSSMKRGENIGEIRVNLFPKEEGRKESSIDMVSRLRPVIQKECSFHNANIKLVEDPPGPPVIATLLMQVFGGDENGRVKLAEEIEKLYKHTDRVVDIDIMRDREIVKYKIIPDREKAALLGISTDQIAKILGMGLKGAVVSVAHIPSEKEQVGIFVRFEKNARDSIDALDKIKLMSMVTHRLVPLKEVVKVVPVAYDGMITSKDLRPMVMVTGEMDKRGSLYALLDIFSELKDKGIPGYKITYDGNPRLNLKAVDEKTGKTYDLIWGGEWELTFDVFRDLGSAFGVAVVLIYLLMVAYYKNFRVPRIVLAAVPLTFIGVLPGHAIMNWITLAFFGSKTYFTATSMIGFIALAGIVVRNSLLLIDFTNDLLKQGRSINEAVIEAAATRFRPIILTALAIILASFVIVLDPVWQGLAVALIFGVLASTLLSVVVVPVLYWRYLISKHKKEQHIKYGLGEV; translated from the coding sequence ATGGAGCATCTTGAAAAACTAAAAGAAGCTATTGAAGCTAAGAAAAAAGAGCTTGAAAGTAAAAAAGCGGGAGGTAGCTGCTCTATTGATGAATTAAAAGCTACCGAAGCCGAGCTTCAGGCATTGGAAGATGAAGTTAGGGCTAAAGAAAAAGAGCTTGAAGCCATTGAAGAAGAGCTGAGCCTTAATATTGCGGGTAGACTTGCAAGAACTTTTTTAAAAAATCCTCTAACTCCCGTAATTGCACTTACTCTTATTTTAATGGGTCTAATTGCGGTATTTTTCACACCTCGTGAGGAAAACCCGCAAATCGACGTACCGGCTGCAAACGTAATGGTTGTATATCCGGGTGCGAGTTCTAAAGAAGTACAAAACGTAATAGTTGATCCGCTTGAAAGAACGCTTAAAGCCATGACCGGTGTAAAACATGTATACGGAATGGCTATGAACAGTGTAGGTATTGTAACTGTAAGATTTAAAATAGGACAGGATAAAGTAAGAAGTATTTCCAAACTGTACGACAGGGTTATGCAAAATATGGACAAACTGCCAAAAGGTGTTTGGCAGCCTTTGGTTAAACCGATCGATATAGATGAAGTACCTATCGTAACATTGGCATTATCAAGTAAAAAATATAACGACGCACAGCTTTACAGAATAGCCCAAAGACTCCTCTCACCTCTTGCCGCCGTTAAAAATGTAAGTATTATAGGTATAAAAGGCGGGCATAAAAGACAGTTTAATATTATTATAAACCCGGAAAAATTAGCCGCTTATCATTTGTCTCTCGGTCAAATTGCAATGGCTCTTCAAGGCAGCAATGTCGATTATCCTTTAGGAGGGGTTGATAATAAAAAATACTCAATCCCTGTAGAGTTTGACGGATTTATAAAATCTACAAAAGATGTGGAAAATCTTGTTATAGCTAATTATATGGGAAGACCTATATATGTAAAAGATATCGCAAAAGTTGAAGACGGTGTTGATTTTCAAAACAAACATCAAACATATTTCGAAGCCGGAAAAGCGTTTGAAGATAAAAAAATCATAGGAGAAAAACTAAATCAGGTAACGATTTTCATAGGTAAAAAAAGAGGAACAAACGCGGTATTCGTGGCAAACGACGTAATTAAAAAAGCCGAAGAGCTTAAAAAAACTCTTCCGAAAGATGTTGATATATTCGTAACAAGAAATGACGGAAATAAAGCAAACCATGCGGTTAACGAACTTATTTATCACCTGTTGATATCTCTTGGTATTATCGTAATACTTTTAATAATTATGCTTGGATGGAGAGAAGCGCTTATCGTTGCGTTTACAGTGCCTTTAATTCTTTCGGTTACACTGTTTATCGGGATGCTCGCAGGGCAGACAATCAACAGAATTACACTCTTTGCGCTGATACTTTCATTAGGGCTTTTGGTTGATAGTGCGATTATCGTTATCGAAAATATACACAGACATTTCGAAATCGGGGACAAACCTCGTGAATATGCCGCAATATATGCGACTAATGAAATCGGAAATCCTACTAATATCGCGACACTTGCGATTATTTTAGCTTTCGTTCCTATGTTTTTCGTAACAGGTATGATGGGGCCTTATATGCAGCCGATTCCATTTAACGTGCCTGTTGCTATGATAGCTTCGCTTGTGATTGCGTATATGTTTACGCCTTGGGCGGCTGTGAAATTCCTGCCTGAACACAAACATTCAGAAAATCACGAACCGTTTGATATAAGAAAAACGAAAACATATAAAATTTTCCATAAAATATTAGATCCTTTACTTACATCAACTCCAAAAAGAGTAATATTCTTTACGGGACTTATTATCCTATTATTAGGATCTATGGCGCTTCCTGCGTTTAAAATAGTATTGTTTAAAATGCTGCCGAGTGCAAACAAAAATACATTTAACATTACAATTGACCTGCCAAAAGGAAGTTCTATCGATTCGACAAAAGAAGTGAGCGATTGTGTTGCTTCAATCCTTGCAAAAGAAAAAGAAATCAAAGATTTCGAACAGTTTATCGGAATTACCGGAGTTGTTGACTTTAACGGTCTTCTTAGAGGTAGTTCAATGAAAAGAGGTGAAAACATCGGTGAAATCAGAGTAAATCTTTTCCCTAAAGAAGAAGGCAGAAAAGAAAGCTCAATCGATATGGTTTCACGCTTAAGACCAGTTATTCAAAAAGAGTGTAGTTTCCACAATGCTAACATCAAACTTGTAGAAGATCCTCCGGGACCGCCGGTTATCGCTACACTTCTTATGCAGGTGTTCGGCGGTGATGAAAACGGAAGAGTTAAATTAGCCGAAGAGATTGAAAAACTATATAAACATACCGACAGGGTTGTTGATATAGATATTATGAGAGACAGGGAAATAGTTAAATATAAAATTATTCCTGACAGAGAAAAAGCTGCACTGCTTGGAATCTCTACAGATCAGATAGCAAAAATACTCGGTATGGGATTAAAAGGTGCGGTTGTTAGTGTGGCTCATATTCCGAGTGAAAAAGAGCAGGTGGGAATTTTTGTCAGATTTGAAAAAAATGCGAGAGATTCGATTGACGCTCTTGATAAAATCAAACTAATGTCAATGGTTACTCACAGACTCGTTCCTCTAAAAGAGGTGGTTAAAGTGGTTCCTGTTGCATATGACGGTATGATTACCTCTAAAGATTTACGTCCGATGGTTATGGTAACGGGTGAGATGGATAAAAGAGGAAGTCTATATGCGCTTCTTGATATATTCAGTGAGCTTAAAGATAAAGGAATTCCGGGATATAAAATTACATACGACGGAAATCCAAGACTTAATCTTAAAGCCGTGGATGAAAAAACAGGTAAAACGTATGACCTTATCTGGGGTGGAGAATGGGAGCTGACATTTGACGTATTCAGAGACCTTGGAAGCGCATTCGGTGTTGCCGTTGTGCTTATTTATCTGTTGATGGTGGCGTATTATAAAAACTTCAGAGTTCCACGAATCGTACTTGCGGCGGTTCCTTTAACGTTTATCGGGGTGCTTCCTGGACATGCGATTATGAACTGGATTACTTTGGCGTTTTTCGGAAGCAAAACATACTTTACCGCTACAAGTATGATCGGATTTATTGCTCTTGCCGGTATTGTTGTTAGAAACTCGTTGTTGCTTATCGACTTTACGAACGATCTTTTAAAACAGGGAAGAAGCATCAATGAAGCCGTAATAGAAGCTGCGGCTACAAGATTCAGACCTATTATCTTAACTGCACTTGCTATTATCCTTGCATCGTTTGTAATCGTACTTGACCCTGTATGGCAGGGGCTTGCGGTTGCGCTGATTTTCGGTGTACTTGCTTCTACACTTCTGTCTGTTGTAGTGGTTCCGGTACTATATTGGAGATATCTGATTTCAAAACATAAAAAAGAACAACACATCAAATACGGACTCGGAGAGGTATAA